From Mycobacteriales bacterium:
AGACTCCCCGTGCAGCCGGCGCTCGCCCCGCGCTGATCCGCCCCGAGCAGCAGCGAAGGGCACCGGCCACGAGTGCCGATGCCCTGACCGAAGCCGTAGGGGACTGCAGGCGGTGCTTCGGCCCGCGGCGACGGCCGGCGACCTAGTGGTCCGCGTCTGAAGTTGTCTTACGGACGGCGTGGGTGAGGATCTCGTCGGCGGTCTTGGTCCAGGTGAAGGGGTGGCAGCGGTCGTTCCAGCCTTCGATGAACCGGCTGATCGCGGAGACGAGTTCCTTGACG
This genomic window contains:
- a CDS encoding IS630 family transposase, whose translation is VKELVSAISRFIEGWNDRCHPFTWTKTADEILTHAVRKTTSDADH